A DNA window from Mus pahari chromosome 13, PAHARI_EIJ_v1.1, whole genome shotgun sequence contains the following coding sequences:
- the LOC115065220 gene encoding uncharacterized protein LOC115065220 produces the protein MMWGGPNQTNRNQGPREDVNTTAAFIVQTQEGEPLETNVRKTPDLQKDDLAQRRIQGRLTPHREALSFIKLSGITEADLETWERLKVSGETRDRDAQNARAPEPSPEIDTETAIRDDFASRKARAYKKASGPRQKFVHFGPVTEIDQQTWKRLSIGKVGPRDNVEVVSHSSQSQISSGSPPSTATLGLKEEQMLSPQSDCRYFFLSGANRSAWESNAAFKVGWG, from the exons ATGATGTGGGGGGGCCCTAATCAAACCAACAGAAACCAGGGTCCGAGAGAAGATGTAAACACAACAGCGGCCTTTATCGTGCAAACCCAGGAGGGTGAACCACTGGAAACAAATGTCAGAAAGACACCAGATCTTCAAAAGGATGACCTGGCCCAGAGAAGAATCCAGGGCAGACTTACCCCTCACCGTGAGGCTTTGAGCTTCATCAAACTCTCTGGAATTACGGAAGCTGACCTGGAGACTTGGGAGAGATTGAAAGTGTCAGGAGAGACGAG GGACCGAGATGCTCAGAACGCCCGTGCCCCTGAGCCCTCACCAGAAATCGACACTGAAACCGCCATCCGAGATGATTTTGCCAGCCGTAAAGCAAGGGCCTATAAGAAAGCATCTGGCCCCAGGCAAAAGTTtgtccactttgggcctgtgacAGAGATAGACCAACAAACTTGGAAGCGGCTCAGCATTGGCAAAGTGGGGCCTAGGGACAATGTGGAGGTTGTCAGTCACAGTAGCCAGAGCCAAATTTCCTCTGGGTCACCTCCCTCTACTGCAACTCTTGGCTTAAAGGAAGAACAAATGCTTAGTCCACAGAGTGACTGcaggtatttttttctctctggtgcAAATAGGTCTGCATGGGAATCAAATGCTGCTTTTAAAGTTGGCTGGGGCTAG